The DNA window ttctaaATGGCAAAATTCTTGTTAATGTGATAGGACTAATCGAGGCACCGTAGCATTAAATCTTTTATAAATTCGGATTAAAATGAACTAGAATTTACATGAAACTAGTTTTTTTACCTTACTAGAAACCCTCTCAAATAGCCTCTAAGAGCCAGAGATCCACACCCTGATTCTTTAGCTATAGCTCCCAAATTCTAGAGTAATTTCTGTAGGGAGCGAGGCGGAGAAAATAAGAAATGATTTTAGTGTAGAATGAACGGGAAGTAAGGGATCAGGTGTTTTACTCCCACCTCGAAGTGTAAATCCAGAGATGATTCTTGTGCAGCCGGACAAATCAAGTTGTGTCTTTACCGTTTGGTACAAAGTCATGGAATCCGCTCCGAATAAGCTGAAAGACCAGCTGTACCAAACAGAATCAACATTCACCACTAGCTCATTCAGCTTCCTCTTCTTCATGCCCGACCGTCTTTCGCCCCGACTGGCAGCTACCTTTGCTGTCGTGTTGTCCATCTACCGCCCACCACCGACCTGCGACCCGCCCTTTCTAACCAAATCTTCTTTTTGCCTTCGCCATCGGCCACCACCCATCGGGAATCCCATCCCATCCAGCCTCCTTCTCTAGAGCCGCCGATTATGGAAATCTGGAAATCCAGAAACCCTAATCTTAATCCCGTCGACCTCGACCACCACACGACCGTCAGCCGCTCCTCCCACCTTCtaccccctcccctcctctagcTCTCACTCCTCCAGCCGAGCTCCTTGCCAGCGCGCGTGAGACGGGGCCACGGCCGGCGTGACCGCGTGAGCGAGCAGAGGGAGAAGGAGATCGTGCGGCCGCACAAATCTTGAACAACGGATGCCTCGAGGCTTCCGGGCTACATAGGTTCTACAGTGTTGAAAATCGTGCACATAAGCGGCACACTAGCGCGCAGCAGGTCAAGTTATTGGGCCGATTGACTCACCAGCCTGCTCGCACTCTCTTATCCTCTCAAAAGACGGAGAGGGGTGTGGTGCTACTCTTCCTGCATCTGTTTCATACTCTCATCTCACTGGAACATTCGGCGCGCTTTACGCGCCCTATCAATTCATCAGTCATCGAAATAATTCATAAGTCATCTAAATAGTAAGATCCTACTTAATGGTGACGCCCTATCAACTCATAAGTCATGTAACTGAATAGTAAGATCCTACTTAATGCTGTGCGTCACCGGATTCCAGCGCATGCTTATGtgagaatttgaattacttaaccaaaataaattaaataaaCATGTCCACGCTAATAGAATATGCTTGTTTCAGCAATGAGGAGTGCTTAAATTCTTCTTGTTGCACAGTTCAATGTACATTTCAAACAATGAACAGAAATTCAGCATCTGTAGTGTGGTCTAAATCCAATAAACCTAACAAAATCTTCACCAAGCAACCTTACAAAGTTCAGCTAAGCAAACACCCCTTCCATCCGCATTGTGTGAGTGTGACAGGAACATTTAGCTCCTTTTTTATCCACAATCAAAGCAAGACGATACGGTCCGATGTTTTGAAATACGCACAAGAGGAGCAAATTCTATCTTCAATTTCGATGCCCTGAAAACTGCAAATACTATTCACAGTCAAATTCATGTTGTGTAGGAACCTCCATGTTGCAAACAAATGAAAGCCGCAGATATCTGGCTTTAAGTTTCTGGTGGCTTGAACTGGCCTTCACATAAGTTCTTTAAGCATGAACTTGGAAAACAAATGAAATACAACTTGTTTGCATATTGCAATTTGTTCACCTAGGCATCATATTGACTTGTTAAGAAGAATCACAAAATTCCCCCCACATAAGTTTGCCAGCTGAGAAGGCAATGCAAATATGTGCCTGGCTTCATGCCATTATGTTAAAGCACAGGTCCAGGTGGTATGGATCAGGCTACCCATAAGAACATGCATCAAGCCCCCACCAAGAGCCACAGTAAACCTGAAACAAAAAAGGTTATTATGATGAAAACTAACATTATTTTTTACTTACTTTATGTACTGCATCTCACTAAATTGAACTAATGCATCATTTGGTACCAATAGATGTGTGCTTTGCCAGGTCTGAAAGCAGTCACAGTCACAACGTCTAGTAATATTTTCAGGCTCCATTCGGAATGACGAGGTCCTAATTTTACCCAGGAAATTATATAGTGCAGTACATCTGTTTTTCAGTTCAGTGAGTATCAATTGTCAATGTTGTGTCAACTCCTGAGATGCATTGCACTGTCAAAGTGGTCTAGAACAGTCGGTGTTTAATTTACTTTTGCAGTCACACTTCTTATTTTGGGTTAGAAAGTTCAGCTCACTTTACAGGATGGTAAAATTTAGTTAAAAGTAGGAGTTGTAGCATGTTAGCTTGAAAGTCACTACATAATGCTGAGCACTAAGTTTGTTGCTTGCACACATTGCGTTAAGGAAGGCAAAGCGGATCATTTTGCTTGGTTGTTGTGCAGGAGAGTGATGCTATGTTAACTGCTGACCATAGTCTCTTCATGGATTCAAGATAACTCTAACATGGTCTGCCATTAAAACAGAGATCTAGTGCAAAAGTAAAGAGTGGTGCTCTCACCTCAGAAATGGAAATGTTGTTTTGAAAGTGATCTGACAGTCCAAAAATCACAGCAGGAAGCATAAGCCTTGGGTTTGAAAGAGTTACTCCAGCCACACCCAATATCTTCCCTATTGTATTCTTCAAATCTTCAGAACATCTAGCAAGTAAGAGTCAGAAGTGGCTGTTATTGGCCTTATTGGAATGGTACCATGCTTAATTCGTTCATTATATGCAAAGCTAAAATGGATCTTCGTATATGTTACAACCATGATCACGGTATATCAGAATCAGAACAACAAAGAATGGAAACAAAAATTAGCTTGCAAGTCAATTTTCTCTGTGGAGAATATGGCCATAAACTATAATGGCTGATTGAGTAGTCACAATAACGACAATCTACCAATAACAATTATTGGGCTCACAATACGCAGAAGTGGCAACATCAAACTAATACCCTTTTTTCAAATTAGGGAATGGTGGGCTTAGAGAGATAATGGAATATGATTCTAGGAACTTGAGCTGGGAACACTAATCAAAAGGAATTGTTGCAGGAAAGCACAGCTAGAGAGCTGCAGCTATTTTTCCTCAACAACACATTACTTGGAAGCCACCTCTATCATAACCAGTAAAAGAGATgcaggaaaaagaaagaggaaagaTTGCTGTGGTTGCATCTTAACGAAACAGATGGAGAGATTGAGGTAAAGAAGAAGATGCAAATCCAATGCTTGGCGTGGTTGCAGCCTGGAGTAAAGAGGAAAACATGAAAGATCAGAGATTACTCTAACTCCAAGGCATATCAACGAACACATGGTGAGCACATACCTAGATGACAAGTTCTTGAAGGTTCACAAGACAACAACCAAGATGACTTAAACACTTAACAAATAAGCAGCTAATTCAGAAACGAAAGAGGAAGCTGATTTTTTTTTGTAAAGGTCAGGTTGTGCAAACCAACCGATATCatagaatcaaaaagaacatgACTAAGGTACCCTAAGCTTACTGCTCTAAACTAAACAGCTCTGTTCTAGACAGAAGCGAAGATGAACAAGCTAAGGATTACTGCATATGGATGggggagaaaaaaaaatcaaagaaGACACAAACTCACTTTGAAGCGCTCCTGATCCAACTCAAGATCCGTTCTCACAGCAGGcacaaggaagagaagaaatAAAATGCCCAGTACCGTGTTGGGGTAGGGCGGGGAGCGGAGCAGCTGGGAGAGCTCGATTGGGTCGTAGGGCCAGGCGGGTTCGGCGGATGCGGGGGCGTCGGATGAGGGTGGAGTTGGCAGCGGTCCCGCCGGAagctggagttggagttggagttggtcGCGGATTCATCGGAGAGGAGGATCTGGGCGTAGGGCTGCTGGGCGTTGAGGAGCGCTGGGTGGTCGGGGAACTGGTAGAACTTGTCGTCGATGTCCTCCTCCATGAGCATCCTTGAGATGAAGGGGAGGACAAGGTCGTCGGAGGAGGCCGGGTCGTCGGCGTCGGGGAAGACGGGGGAGTGGAGGCGGCGAGCCAGGAGGCACGCGGGGAGCACCGAGATGCGGccactgcggcggcggcgaggagagaagggaaaggagagaagaatgAGGGAGGGTATCAAGGCTACAGGTGGtaccgcgggttgattttgcAAAGTTGGCAGAGGACACCTGGCATCGCGGGAGGCGCCGAGCGCTCTcgtgcgaggaggagccagctcCCTTTAAGAAACCCGGCTACGCTTGCGCGCCTTATCATAATCATAATAATATAGCCTATATCAGTTTTTATAAATATTTATTATTTTTGTGAAACAATTACTCCTGAAATTTTGTTACAAAATATGCACAAAAACTTATACAAGTTTAGAAATAAAAACTATAGGGATTCTTTCTCATGTTACAGTGGTAGGCTTGTATTACAAGATCTTTCAACTGTTATACACAAGGATTTGTCATAAGAAAATCATACAAACATTTGTTTATAATAAAAAACATATACTCCGTATATATGAACTGGTGTGGCACATATTCAATCTACAGAAATTCAAATGCTTACATCAAGTGAAACAACTTGTCCATCGCAGGGCATCTTGTATAAAAAGGTAAAGGAATTTGTATCTTGTATTAAAAGGTAAAGGAATCTGTGCTTCTTTGGTGATAATGAGCTGAAGCAAAAAATGGCCAATACGATAGCAAGTATGCAGAGATACAGTCTATGGGTGTTATGCTACAATTTACCCTCTCTTGTGTGCTATTTGGGATACAGTCACCACCAAACCAGTTTTATCAGTAAATACTTATGAGTAACACCCAAGCCTATGCCCGGCAGGAAGTTGTCTGGCTCGATATCACGGTAAAGAAACCCCCTTGTGTTGCATGTACTCTACCCGGGCTATCTATATGAAATCAATGGGAAAAGATTAGCTTGGTTGTGAAAATCCAGAAAATAAGGACTCAAGGTTGATTAACATCTTTACCATAGGTATGCTGCGATACAGATAAAAAATTAACAACAAAATGGATGATACCGTAAGAGAAACTTACCATCTGATGTGCTAGCATAAGTACTGTTTAAGAGAGAACATTCTGTTGCAGAAGTTGAATAATTCTTCCAGACTTGGACCATGACATTGTACTCCCTCTCCACTCCAAATCACTTCAAATGAGAAATTCCAGTTGAGGATTGGAGTAAAAAATTATGTTAAACCGGTGAAAACATATGAAACAAAGGAGTCATATGCTGTTATTGGTACTTACTTCCCCTTGGAGAAGCATGTATAGCATTGACTCATAAGGAAGCCGACGATGCCTTGATTTCACAGCTTCCTGATAAAACATGAGATGAAGAAAAATGATGAGGTAGCATGTCCTGGGCTAAAAAAGGACactttgccaagattaaaactGACAAATAATATTGCTTGAGCAATGAGCATTCGAACATATTAACACCTAGCTACAAATAACTGTCAGGTATCATCAACTATTCAACtgtctcttttctttttttagaaaaaattgcAGTAAAAAGGAACACTCAGatcaaatcaagcttgaaagttAAAAAAGGAAAAATTTCAGAAACACAATTTTCCACTTTAGATCTTAATTGGACAAAATCTCATAAATTATTTTTATCAGATACTATACCAACCCATATAGCAAACTTAGATCAAAAGAACCACCCCATGTCTAAGTTCAGTGATTACAGCTTGTTACTTTGTTGATTGAGGTTGGCACCTGCTACTTTTTAGGCATAAATTGTCTATTAAAATCTAGTGTCAGGTATGCTCTAGGCACATGCTCCTGTTCCAGACAGAAGCGAAGATGAGGAAGCTGAGGATTACTGCATCTGGATGGGggagaaaaaaaatcaaagaaGACACAAACTCACTTTGAAGCGCTCCTGATCCAACTCAAGATCCGTCCTCACTGCAGGcacaaggaagagaagaaatAAAATGCCCAGTACCGTGTTGGGGTAGGGCGGGGAGCGGAGCAGCTGGGAGAGCTCGATTGGGTCGTAGGGCCAGGCGGGTTCGGCGGATGCGGGGGCGTCGGAGGAGGGTGGAGTTGGCAGCGGTCCCACCGGAAGCTGGAGTGGAGTTGGAGTTGGTCGCGGATTCATCGGAGAGGAGGATCTGGGCGTAGGGCTGCTGGACGTTGAGGAACACCTCTCTTTACTAAACCCGATAAGAAGAGAAGGGTTTCCTACCCAGATCtagaggagcggcggcggcggcgaggaaaatCGTTACCGTCCCCCCTTTCGTCCGTGGGAGATGGAGAAGCCGAACGAGGTGTTGATGAGGGAGGCCCTCGGGAAGAGAAACTGCCGTGATCCTGAGGCAGAATCCCACCAGTTCCGGGCAGATGAAGGCGAGAACAAGGAGGTCCTGGCACGTCTAGCTTGGGAAGAAGCGTTTTGGGATGATTTGGAGCAATCTTACGGTTCACGGCCGGTGAGGAGGGACACGGAGCATGCGGAAACGAAAGCTTCTTGGAGGAAGATGGATCTGGCGACGGCATcgcagaaggcggcggcggcggcggcggcggcggcctggtcggaggatgaggaggacgacgacgacccgGACCGTGAGGCTCTCCGATTTCGCAAAAGATGGAACTACATTTGGTCCGAACATTTCGGTTCCTTCGAGGATACCAGTGAGTTCTCGAATATATCTTGCATCTATCTATCTATACCCTAATTAGGTTGACTTTGGCTCGCGATAGATGTAGTTATTATTATTTAACAAGAGTACTTCTGATGTCTGATGGGTGTCTGATTATAGATAAACATAGGATCAGAGCTCGACCTGTAAGCAACTATAGCAGAAATAATCTGATCATAACTCGTACCTGCACATGCTGACTATTGTTGTTATCTTGTTATCATTACTGCTGTTATTGAACTCGATCTTAAACTAATTAAAATCTCCTACTACGTGCAGCTCTTATCCCCCCTATGCGATTTACCGATGAGCCTCCGGTTGAAAGACTCTACCCCTCCACTACTCTACAGATCTTTTCAGCCAAGGTTGCAGGAATAGGAGGAGGCTTCCAGTGGCCTCTCGACGTGTTCGGTCTGGTTGCCATACGCGACTCAGTTGATGAAAATCGGAATATTATCTTCCAGCGCTCGAGGGATGAGTGCCA is part of the Panicum hallii strain FIL2 chromosome 2, PHallii_v3.1, whole genome shotgun sequence genome and encodes:
- the LOC112882847 gene encoding uncharacterized protein LOC112882847 translates to MLMEEDIDDKFYQFPDHPALLNAQQPYAQILLSDESATNSNSNSSFRRDRCQLHPHPTPPHPPNPPGPTTQSSSPSCSAPRPTPTRCSEDLKNTIGKILGVAGVTLSNPRLMLPAVIFGLSDHFQNNISISEVYCGSWWGLDACSYG